A DNA window from Chlamydia felis Fe/C-56 contains the following coding sequences:
- the ileS gene encoding isoleucine--tRNA ligase, with the protein MNTEGEGSKESLANREEKILDFWKTQNIFQKSLKNREGKTLYSFYDGPPFATGLPHYGHLLAGTIKDVVGRFATMDGYYVPRRFGWDCHGVPVEYEVEKSLNLTTPGAIEDFGVAKFNEECRKIVFRYVDEWESYVTRLGRWVDFASTWKTMDASFMETVWWVFRSLYDQGLVYEGVKVVPFSTKLGTPLSNFEAGQNYKEVDDPSVVIKFALHGDPASLLVWTTTPWTLVSNMATAVGPEITYVRIADKASGEQWILGQGCLERWFSDVDSYEVLESFPGTALVGKSYEPPFSFFEHKRAEGAYKILSGSFVEESEGTGVVHMAPAFGEADFFVCKENRVPIVCPVNNHGCFTEEIPEYQGQYIKSCDKGIIKSLKNLGKVFYHGTVMHRYPFCWRTDTPLIYKTVNSWFISVEKIKDKMLRANRKIHWVPEHIKDGRFGKWLDGARDWAISRNRYWGTPIPIWKSKDGEILVIGSIKELEEITGTKVSDLHCHFIDQLKVEKDGKLFQRVPYVFDCWFDSGAMPYAQNHYPFENQKETEAAFPADFIAEGLDQTRGWFYTLTVISSALFDQPAFKNAIVNGIVLAEDGNKMSKRLNNYPSPIGIMNTYGADALRLYLLNSVVVKAEDLRFSDKGVESILKQILLPLTNVLSFFKTYTDLYGFDADMYGKEEIAYSEIDKWILSDLYTVVGKVRESMNSYNLNTAVSPFVSFIDDLTNWYIRRCRRRFWESEDTPDRRAAFATLYEVLTVFCRVIAPFIPFISEDIYQQIKTDKSEESVHLCDFPHVDLAKVFPDLEQRMGDAREIVGLGHSLRKEHKLKVRQPLAHFYIVGPKERLDELASFEQLIAEELNVKNIVFYKETPSFVKTTVKPNFRSLGRRVGEKIKDVQRALSTLSQERIQQLLKQQFISLDLGSEEITLSIDDILISWETDPGYVARSSSLFTVVLDCQLTESLIVEGISRELVNKINTMRRNRKLHVSDRIVLQIKTSEDVEKAFLHYENYICEETLTTQFEFTDAVEGEEWDINGHPTVISLKIASTSN; encoded by the coding sequence ATGAATACAGAGGGTGAAGGAAGCAAGGAAAGCCTTGCTAACCGAGAAGAAAAAATATTGGATTTTTGGAAAACACAAAATATTTTTCAAAAATCGTTGAAAAACAGAGAAGGGAAAACCCTGTATTCTTTCTACGACGGTCCGCCGTTTGCTACAGGTCTACCTCATTACGGCCATCTTCTTGCAGGGACAATCAAAGATGTTGTTGGGCGTTTTGCCACCATGGATGGGTATTATGTTCCTAGGCGTTTTGGTTGGGATTGTCATGGTGTTCCCGTAGAATATGAAGTGGAAAAATCCTTAAATCTCACGACTCCAGGAGCAATTGAGGACTTCGGTGTGGCGAAGTTTAACGAGGAATGTCGAAAGATTGTTTTCCGTTATGTGGATGAATGGGAGAGTTACGTAACTCGTTTGGGAAGGTGGGTAGACTTTGCCTCTACGTGGAAGACCATGGATGCTTCATTCATGGAAACCGTCTGGTGGGTATTCCGTTCTCTTTATGATCAGGGTTTGGTTTATGAAGGAGTTAAAGTTGTTCCCTTCTCCACCAAATTAGGCACACCTTTATCAAATTTTGAAGCAGGTCAAAATTATAAAGAAGTTGACGATCCTTCTGTAGTCATTAAGTTTGCTTTGCACGGAGATCCTGCATCTTTATTAGTATGGACGACAACACCCTGGACTCTGGTGTCTAATATGGCAACTGCAGTGGGTCCTGAAATTACTTATGTTCGTATTGCTGATAAAGCTTCCGGAGAACAATGGATTTTAGGCCAAGGATGTCTTGAACGCTGGTTCTCAGATGTAGATTCTTATGAAGTTTTAGAAAGCTTTCCAGGAACAGCTCTAGTTGGAAAAAGTTACGAACCACCCTTTAGCTTTTTTGAACATAAACGAGCAGAGGGGGCTTATAAAATTCTTTCCGGCTCATTTGTAGAGGAGAGTGAAGGAACGGGAGTTGTCCACATGGCTCCTGCTTTTGGTGAGGCAGATTTCTTTGTCTGTAAGGAGAATCGGGTTCCTATAGTCTGCCCCGTGAATAATCATGGTTGCTTTACTGAAGAGATTCCTGAGTATCAGGGGCAGTACATTAAGAGTTGTGATAAGGGAATCATCAAGTCTTTAAAAAATCTTGGAAAGGTTTTTTATCATGGCACTGTGATGCACCGCTATCCTTTCTGTTGGAGAACGGATACTCCATTAATTTATAAAACAGTGAATTCTTGGTTTATTTCTGTTGAGAAGATCAAGGATAAAATGTTGCGAGCGAATAGGAAGATCCACTGGGTGCCAGAGCACATTAAAGATGGTCGTTTTGGCAAGTGGTTAGACGGAGCTAGGGATTGGGCAATTAGCAGAAATCGTTACTGGGGCACTCCAATTCCTATTTGGAAAAGTAAGGACGGAGAAATCTTAGTGATAGGCTCTATAAAAGAGCTTGAGGAGATTACCGGAACGAAGGTCTCTGATCTACATTGTCATTTTATTGATCAGTTAAAAGTTGAGAAGGACGGAAAGTTATTCCAGAGAGTGCCTTATGTGTTTGACTGTTGGTTTGATTCTGGAGCGATGCCCTATGCCCAAAACCACTATCCTTTTGAAAATCAGAAGGAAACAGAAGCTGCTTTCCCTGCTGATTTTATTGCGGAAGGTTTAGATCAGACTCGAGGATGGTTTTACACTCTTACTGTAATATCCTCAGCCTTATTCGATCAGCCAGCCTTTAAAAATGCGATAGTCAATGGTATTGTTTTGGCTGAAGATGGCAACAAGATGTCAAAAAGGCTAAATAACTATCCCAGCCCTATAGGGATCATGAATACCTATGGAGCTGATGCTCTACGGCTGTACTTATTAAACAGTGTTGTTGTGAAAGCCGAAGATTTGCGTTTTTCTGATAAGGGCGTTGAATCTATTCTTAAACAAATCCTCCTACCTTTAACAAATGTATTATCATTTTTCAAAACTTATACGGATTTATACGGTTTTGATGCGGATATGTATGGTAAGGAAGAGATTGCCTATAGTGAGATTGACAAATGGATTCTCTCCGATCTCTATACTGTCGTTGGTAAAGTTCGTGAGAGCATGAACTCTTACAATTTAAATACTGCCGTAAGCCCATTTGTCTCTTTTATTGATGATCTAACAAATTGGTATATTCGCCGTTGTCGTCGACGTTTTTGGGAATCTGAAGATACTCCCGATAGAAGAGCAGCTTTTGCTACACTTTATGAAGTGCTTACAGTTTTCTGCAGGGTGATTGCTCCCTTTATTCCATTTATCTCTGAAGATATCTATCAGCAGATCAAAACAGACAAGTCCGAAGAATCCGTGCATCTCTGTGATTTTCCTCATGTTGATCTTGCTAAGGTATTTCCAGATTTAGAGCAGCGTATGGGAGATGCTCGTGAGATTGTTGGCCTAGGGCATTCTTTACGTAAAGAACATAAGTTAAAAGTTCGTCAGCCTTTAGCCCATTTCTATATAGTGGGTCCTAAAGAAAGATTGGATGAATTGGCTTCTTTTGAGCAGCTCATTGCAGAAGAGCTTAATGTAAAAAATATTGTATTTTATAAAGAGACGCCAAGTTTTGTAAAAACAACCGTAAAACCTAATTTCCGCTCTTTAGGTAGAAGAGTAGGAGAGAAGATAAAGGATGTGCAAAGAGCTCTTAGTACTCTTTCTCAAGAACGAATACAACAGTTACTAAAACAGCAATTTATCTCTCTTGATTTAGGTTCCGAAGAAATCACTCTAAGTATTGATGATATATTGATTTCCTGGGAAACAGATCCCGGATATGTTGCACGTAGTTCTTCTTTGTTTACTGTTGTGCTTGATTGCCAATTAACTGAAAGCCTTATTGTTGAGGGGATTTCACGAGAACTAGTGAATAAAATTAACACAATGCGTCGTAATCGTAAGCTTCATGTTTCAGATCGTATTGTTTTGCAAATAAAGACATCCGAAGATGTTGAAAAGGCATTTTTACAT